The nucleotide window AAAGAAATTGACATTTACGAAGACGACGAATTGCTTGAACAATACCAGTTGATGATACCGGTCGTCGTTGCCGACGGCACACAATTAGGGTTCGGGAAGTTGTCGGAGCAGGAGTTGCGTCTAGCGTTTCAAAACTTGTTAAGCGGGTAAAAAGGTTCACAAAGCGTTCATTTTCTGTTATAATTTTCTGCAGGTGGAAAACCGCTCTTTTTTTATCGGTTTGAGGGACAAAAAATGACCACGCGGGACATCATGAGTCCCGACAGAAGGTGAAACTGTGGACCATGTCATGGCGCTTCAAAAAAAATTGCTTCCGGATCTGCTCGCGGTGATGACGAAGCGATATCGCATCCTTCAATACCTTCGCCTCATGGGGCCGATCGGAAGGCGCAGTCTTTCGGCGAGTCTAGGGATGACGGAACGGGTGCTTCGCGGCGAGGTGGAATTTCTGAGCAAGCAAGGCCTGACGATCACCACCGGCCAAGGCATGATGTTGACGCCGGAAGGTGAAAAGCTGTTGGACGGTCTTGAGGAAACGATGAAACAAGTTTCCGGATTGAGCGACCTCGAGCAAGCGTTGCGCCGGAGGCTGAACGTGAGGGAAGCGATTGTCGTGCCGGGCGACAGCGATCGCGAACCGTGGGTGAAGAAGGATCTCGGCCGGGCGTGTGCGGCGTTGTTAGGCCGTGCGCTAAGGGAAGAGAACGTGATTGCCGTCGCCGGAGGCACAACGGTGGCGGAAGTGGCGGAGCTGATGCG belongs to Bacillales bacterium and includes:
- a CDS encoding glutaredoxin family protein, translated to MIVHFYTKKGCPLCDEGKAITETLAREFAFEFKEIDIYEDDELLEQYQLMIPVVVADGTQLGFGKLSEQELRLAFQNLLSG